GGCGACTCTGAGAGACTTCTAAGCCAAGGAGGATCTCGGATGAAGCAGGCGACTCTGGCGGCGCTCGCCGCCGCACTCACTTTCGCCGTTCCCTCGGCGTGGGCCAACTACAACGTGAACGCGAAGCTCACGTGCTACGACGATGGCGACGGCTCGAAGCTCCTCAAGCTGAAGCTCGGGAACGCCGCGCTCATCGCCCGATGTCTCAGCGTGACGATCTCCGACCCGAGCGTGGCCAACTACGCGCTGACCTTCGACTCGGACACGCGCGAGCTGCACGTGATCCGGCGCTGCGATTCGCTGGTGATGTGCGACCTCTCTTCGCAGGCGTCGTGTCAGACGGCCGGCGAGTCGGGCGAGAACATCAACACCAACGCCGCGTGCATCTACACGCTGCTCGATCCGACCGAGGACCCCGTCGGCCAGATGGCCTGCTTCGAGAAGGAGAAGTACTCGCTCGCGACGAACAAGTACTCGTTCTCCACCTCGTGCGCGGGTACGCTCGACATCGGCGAGCCGTGCACCCTGTCGTTCAAGAGCGGGAAGCTGTTCGACGAGAGCGGCGCGTGTCCGACCGCGAAGTGACTCGCGTCAGCGAGGCGGCCGCAGCATCGGGGTCATGAGCGGTGAGTCCGCCACGCGGATCTCGCCCATGATCTCGAAGCCGTGCCGCTGGTAGAGCGTGATGTTCATCGGGTTCGAGGACTCGAGATAGGCGGGCAGGCCCTCGCGGTCACAGCGCGCGAGCGCGTGCTGCAGGATCGCTCCGCCGTTCCCCTGGTTCTGCCGTGACGGATCGACCCCGATCATGGGCAGATACCAGTGCGGATCCTCGGGGTGGTACGAGCCCATGAGACCGAACACCTCGAGAAACTCGTCCTTGCGGGCGCCGCGCACGCTGCGTTCGATGATCGCGACCAGCGCCGGCTCGTTGGGGTGCACGCCCGGCGGGATCCAGAGCGCCGCGCCCCCGAAGTCCTCGGTCACGTAGACGCTCTCGTTCGCGGCCGCGTGCACCCCGAACTCGCGCAGCACCAGGGGGAAGTGTCCGAGAAAGTCCGCCGCATCGGGCCACACCCAGCGCGTGAACGGGTCGGCCGCGAAGGCGCACGTGATCGTCGCGATCGCCCGCTCGAGCTCGGACGTGGTGGCAGCACGGACCTTGGGGGTGTCGGCCACGCCTCGAGCCTAGCATTACTGGTTTTTAATGTGAACCCGGCCGACGACCGGCCTCACCCGCAGCCGCCGGTCTCCCCGCACGTGCGGCAGGCGTAGCAGGCGCCCGCCCGCACCATGATCGAGCCGCAGTTGTTGCAGGGCGGGGCGTCTTCCTGGCCGATGGCCGGGTGGCCGGGCTCCAGGTCGCTGCCGCCGCGCACGCTGCTGGTGGTGGTGATCGGCACGACGCGCTCGCTGCCCGAGCTCGCGCCCTCCTCGTAGCTGTCCTGCGCATCCTCGACCAGTGACTCGCCGCTCGGGAAGTTCAGGCCGAGCCAGCGGAAGACGTAGTCGGTGACCGACTTCGCCATCGGGATCTCTGGGTTGCCCGTGAAGCCCGAGGGCTCGAAGCGCGTGTGACTGAACTTGTCGACCAGCGCCTTGAGCGGCACGCCGTACTGCAGCGAGAGCGAGGTCATGACCGCGATCGTGTCCATCAGGCCCGACACGGTCGAGCCCTCCTTGGACATCTTCAGGAACACCTCGCCCGGCGTGCCGTCCTCGTACAGGCCCACGGTGAGATAGCCGTCATGGCCCGCGATCGAGAACTTGTGGGTCTTCGCATCGCGCACGTCGGGCAGCTTGCGCCGGCGCGGCGCCGGCTCGGCCACCGCCAGCGCGGGCGCCACCTCTTCCAGCTTGTCGGCCTTGGTGTTGAGCGGCTGCGTGCGCTTCGAGCCGTCGCGGTAGATGGCGAGCGACTTCAAGCCCAGCCGCCAGCCCTCGATGTACGCCTGCTCGATGTCCTCGACCGTGGCGTCCTTGGGCAGGTTCACCGTCTTCGAGATGCCGCCGGAAAGGAACGGCTGGGCGGCCGCCATCATGCGGATGTGGCCCATGTAGTGGATCGAGCGCGTGCCGTGTGCCGAGGTGAACGCGCAGTCGAAGATCGACAGGTGCTCGTCCTTGAGCCCGGGTGCGCCCTCGATCGTGTCGTGCTCGTCGACGTAGGCCACGATCTCCGCGATCTCCGCCGGCGAGTAGCCGCGGCGCTCGAGCGCGGA
Above is a genomic segment from Myxococcota bacterium containing:
- a CDS encoding GNAT family N-acetyltransferase, encoding MADTPKVRAATTSELERAIATITCAFAADPFTRWVWPDAADFLGHFPLVLREFGVHAAANESVYVTEDFGGAALWIPPGVHPNEPALVAIIERSVRGARKDEFLEVFGLMGSYHPEDPHWYLPMIGVDPSRQNQGNGGAILQHALARCDREGLPAYLESSNPMNITLYQRHGFEIMGEIRVADSPLMTPMLRPPR